A single window of Salvia splendens isolate huo1 chromosome 8, SspV2, whole genome shotgun sequence DNA harbors:
- the LOC121745129 gene encoding uncharacterized metal-dependent hydrolase YabD-like: MIRLFDAHCHLQDSRVLNVAPKLIKEALDTGVLHFAVNGLSEKDWHLVKEMSDTHPSVVPNFGLHPWFITDRTPDWLKTLKDFLASTPSAAVGEIGLDKGSTGKKIDFTDQVEVFRQQLQLAKELNKPASIHCVRAFGDLLEILKSEGPFPAGLVLHSFLGSAEMVPELAKLGAYFSFSGFLMSMKESKAKKMLKSVPPERMLLETDAPDARPSSVDPDSLFVIKREVLNPKEASGGEDTSIVEENINHPANIHHTLAYVAHMLEMEEKELAQLSYENAKRLFSYKG; encoded by the coding sequence ATGATCAGACTCTTCGATGCTCATTGTCACTTACAAGATTCGAGAGTCTTAAATGTGGCTCCCAAACTCATAAAAGAGGCCCTTGATACCGGTGTCCTTCACTTTGCCGTAAATGGATTGTCTGAGAAGGACTGGCATTTGGTCAAGGAGATGAGCGACACCCATCCTTCTGTTGTTCCCAACTTTGGCCTTCATCCGTGGTTTATAACGGATAGAACTCCTGATTGGCTGAAGACGTTGAAAGATTTCCTCGCGTCCACTCCCTCTGCTGCAGTGGGAGAGATTGGTTTGGACAAAGGGTCTACTGGGAAGAAGATAGACTTCACAGATCAAGTTGAAGTCTTCCGACAACAGCTACAACTCGCGAAAGAGCTAAATAAACCAGCGTCCATCCATTGTGTGCGTGCCTTTGGCGATCTTCTTGAGATTCTGAAATCCGAGGGGCCTTTCCCTGCTGGTCTGGTATTGCACTCGTTTCTCGGCTCTGCTGAGATGGTTCCTGAATTGGCTAAGCTTGGTGCTTACTTCTCGTTTTCTGGGTTTCTCATGTCGATGAAAGAGAGCAAGGCGAAGAAAATGTTGAAGTCCGTTCCTCCCGAAAGGATGTTGTTGGAGACAGAtgctccggatgcccggccaaGCTCAGTTGATCCGGATTCTCTATTTGTGATCAAGAGAGAGGTCTTGAATCCAAAAGAGGCAAGTGGTGGTGAAGATACTTCCATCGTCGAGGAGAATATCAATCATCCGGCTAACATTCATCACACACTTGCTTATGTCGCACATATGCTTGAAATGGAGGAAAAGGAACTTGCTCAACTCAGCTATGAAAATGCAAAACGCCTCTTCTCTTACAAGGGCTAA